The Solanum lycopersicum chromosome 6, SLM_r2.1 genome has a window encoding:
- the LOC101245665 gene encoding uncharacterized protein yields MDQDSAPYISKKQKTNHANYPCKFYNIFPFKTMLLIIFLVALPLFPLQPPEIITQTGYWELVQLILVGIAVSYGLFSRKTDNDNDDDVDDTENEYLFSSKIDNVQSRLLEVSSFFENHQVSDENIVNNYQYCSGKPVVVVAKENDAIISTSFVEKPLLLPIRSLKSPVLDPITTTNSPKSMVSSPRKIDQFDHKQSFNKSSVSPPPPPPPLPSPSSIVKKSTLLRSSSIVMDDHKGSFGKELRRSTRSVPFELSSYKGKSVRTIRPFIGAARARLYAKDFVNGITEDERNKEVDTQMQVLEPALMEFSEDEKKTSKSDEDSDDCIEESSENVDEERKCGVDGSPDNVDKKADEFIAKFREQIRLQRIKSIRTSATQPAKMLIQ; encoded by the coding sequence ATGGATCAAGATTCAGCTCCTTACATctccaaaaaacaaaaaacaaaccATGCAAACTACCCTTGTAagttttacaatatttttccatttaaaaCTATGCTACTTATCATATTCCTAGTTGCACTTCCACTTTTTCCTTTACAACCTCCTGAAATCATCACCCAAACAGGATATTGGGAACTTGTTCAGCTTATTTTAGTTGGTATAGCTGTTTCTTATGGTTTATTCAGTAGAAAAACCGACAATGATAAcgatgatgatgttgatgatacagaaaatgaatatttatttagttcAAAGATTGATAATGTTCAATCTAGATTACTTGAGGTTTCATCTTTTTTTGAAAACCATCAAGTGTCTGATGAAAACATAGTGAATAATTATCAGTATTGTAGTGGTAAGCCAGTGGTTGTTGTTGCTAAGGAAAACGATGCTATTATTAGTACAAGTTTTGTTGAAAAGCCTTTGCTTTTGCCAATTAGAAGTTTAAAATCCCCTGTTCTTGACCCTATCACAACTACTAATTCACCAAAATCTATGGTTTCATCTCCAAGAAAAATTGATCAATTTGATCACAAACAGAGTTTTAACAAATCCTCTGTTTCACCTCCACCTCCACCACCTCCTCTGCCGTCGCCATCATCGATTGTTAAAAAATCTACTCTGTTGAGATCAAGCTCTATAGTAATGGATGATCATAAAGGTTCTTTTGGTAAGGAATTGAGGAGAAGTACTAGGAGTGTTCCATTTGAATTGAGCTCGTATAAAGGGAAGTCTGTTCGAACAATTAGGCCGTTCATAGGGGCTGCAAGAGCCAGATTATATGCTAAAGATTTCGTAAATGGGATTACAGAGGAtgaaagaaacaaagaagttgATACACAGATGCAAGTGTTAGAGCCAGCATTGATGGAGTTCTCAGAGGATGAGAAGAAAACATCGAAAAGTGATGAAGATTCAGACGATTGTATTGAAGAAAGCTCGGAAAATGTAGACGAAGAAAGGAAATGTGGTGTTGATGGTAGTCCAGATAATGTAGACAAGAAGGCTGATGAGTTTATAGCTAAATTTAGAGAGCAAATTAGGCTTCAGAGAATTAAGTCCATTCGTACATCGGCTACACAGCCTGCTAAAATGTTAATCCAGTAA